One Tenebrio molitor chromosome 2, icTenMoli1.1, whole genome shotgun sequence genomic region harbors:
- the LOC138125062 gene encoding uncharacterized protein yields MSEEKSVRKLPQKAAKKYCRFRYGEDVLAKAIQDVKDGIESLNSASKKYNIPKSTLHNKINAKTPNIRKMGPKPVLDEFEESRLEQWILAKAKLGFPMHPSEVKDAVQKILTETNRPNPFKNNRPGEKWLKLFLQRHPNIVKRNTEIISKSRAAVTETAIRKWFQDLKQYLLEHDFLDMMEYPCRIYNADETGVRTCVKSGLVLGPISKNFKNFYEISSGNEKESITVLCTYSASGVAAPPMVLFPYKRIPKELALSVPGTWGTGRSDSGWMTAATFFEYVANVFYNWLVEKQITFPVILFIDGHKSHYSIELYEFCVKKKIILYCLYPNSTHILQPCDVTIFRPLKVEWKKVCQAHKQKTSASITRYNFCPLFKEAFEKASQPNTIIKGFEICGLYPLNPDNVDFSKCISTRRNELFPKPKVGDNELTFQDCKSCLKVMNHFLGTAKLAEYEDLENNARSEDTTYALWKFCADFKNKSDSNSSTANESEFNFDNGGIAQQEPTYEDFTETFLNDLPFEIDGVLYPAFDNNDDYAIDKKKLEELDDANQITFSNCDSKNSDNLINRFEPVDSINGTTDFLNCDTKNSDDLIKPVDSINGTTEIKEFGDKNETTEFTNLSSEEYTVMIKVIMEIILDRVFETVEKKKPSHSTVIYTQDTSHGGIENIKSDKKIQVLSNIIVREKTDIEVWEKHLHWPHQNEKVCKRKNAKKMPFAITSLKWLEYYEQQDKAKQEKEEAARLRKLKKEQKASTSQAEKNIIIKRKRERKDKNKTVGTKKIKKGKHFQAKELKKTSSKGERREDESSSSGSDDLTEVEKNQRNSTKNKSKHEKEEAARVRTLKKEQKASSSQAKKSIIIKRKRERKDKDKTVGTKKIKKEKHFQAKELKKTSSKGERREDESSSSGSDDLTEVEEEQRNSTKNKSENLTDKNLETKQILKIGDYVVVKYDDKFYPGLIKATDREEYEVSVMKHSSNGKWKWPKLTDQIWYKKHQIIKKIKEPKPLTSGGFYNVQM; encoded by the coding sequence ATGAGTGAAGAGAAGTCTGTTCGAAAACTACCTCAGAAAGCTGCCAAAAAATACTGTCGATTCCGGTATGGAGAGGATGTACTTGCTAAAGCCATCCAAGATGTAAAAGACGGCATTGAATCTTTGAATTcggcttcaaaaaaatataacattccCAAGTCAacacttcataataaaattaacgCGAAAACTCCTAACATTAGGAAAATGGGTCCTAAGCCAGTATTAGACGAATTCGAAGAAAGCCGTTTGGAACAGTGGATACTTGCCAAAGCCAAATTGGGATTTCCGATGCATCCATCCGAAGTAAAAGACGCTGTACAGAAGATTTTGACAGAAACTAATAGGCCAAAtccttttaaaaacaatagGCCTGGAGAAAAATggcttaaattatttttgcaaaggCATCCAAACATTGTCAAACGTAAtactgaaattatttccaagtcgcGTGCTGCGGTAACTGAAACTGCTATCAGAAAATGGTTTCAGGACTTGAAACAATACTTGTTGGAACACGATTTTCTAGACATGATGGAGTACCCCTGTCGGATATATAACGCAGACGAAACTGGAGTAAGGACTTGCGTAAAATCAGGGCTGGTGTTGGGACCGATctccaaaaatttcaaaaatttttatgagATCTCATCTGGAAACGAAAAAGAATCCATTACTGTGTTGTGCACTTACAGCGCTTCCGGAGTTGCAGCTCCACCCATGGTGCTTTTTCCGTACAAAAGGATTCCCAAGGAGCTGGCTTTGTCAGTTCCAGGTACCTGGGGGACTGGACGCTCAGACAGTGGCTGGATGACCGCCGCAACTTTTTTTGAATATGTTGCCAACGTATTTTACAACTGGCTTGtcgaaaaacaaattacatttccggtaattttatttattgacgGACACAAAAGCCACTACAGTATCGAATTGTATGAATTTTgtgtgaagaaaaaaattattttatattgtcTCTATCCGAATTCCACACACATCCTTCAACCATGTGATGTTACGATATTTAGACCCTTAAAAGTTGAGTGGAAGAAAGTTTGCCAAGCCCACAAACAAAAAACTAGCGCATCTATAACGCGCTACAACTTCTGCCCTCTGTTTAAAGAAGCTTTTGAAAAAGCATCGCAGCCCAATACCATAATAAAAGGTTTTGAAATCTGCGGTCTTTATCCATTAAATCCGGACAATGTAGATTTTTCGAAATGCATATCCACTAGAAGGAATGAACTATTTCCAAAACCCAAAGTAGGTGACAATGAACTGACGTTTCAAGACTGTAAGTCGTGTTTAAAAGTAATGAATCACTTCCTTGGTACTGCAAAACTTGCTGAATACGAGGATCTAGAAAATAACGCCAGAAGCGAAGATACTACTTACGCACTTTGGAAGTTCTGTGCAGattttaagaataaatctGACAGTAATAGTTCTACAGCAAACGAATcggaatttaattttgacaatggCGGGATTGCTCAACAGGAGCCTACGTACGAAGACTTCACAGAAACATTCTTGAATGATTTGCCGTTTGAAATCGATGGCGTTTTATACCCGGCATTTGACAATAATGACGATTACGCAAttgacaagaaaaaattagaagagCTAGATGATGCAAACCAAATCACCTTTTCAAACTGTGATTCGAAAAATAGTGATAATCTAATCAACAGATTTGAACCTGTTGACAGTATAAATGGAACTACTGACTTTCTAAACTGTGATACGAAAAATAGTGATGATCTAATCAAACCTGTTGACAGTATAAATGGAACTACTGAAATAAAAGAATTTGgtgataaaaatgaaacaactgAATTCACGAATTTATCTTCAGAAGAATATACAGTAATGATTAAAGTTATCATGGAAATTATTCTAGACAGAGTTTTTGAGACTGTTGAAAAGAAGAAACCGTCTCACTCAACTGTGATTTATACACAAGATACCTCACACGGGGGAATCGAAAATATTAAAAGTGATAAGAAGATACAAGTTCTTTCAAACATTATTGTTAGAGAAAAGACTGATATTGAAGTTTGGGAAAAACATTTACATTGGCCCCATCAAAACGAAAAAGTTTGTAAACGcaaaaatgctaaaaaaatGCCTTTCGCAATTACATCGTTAAAATGGTTAGAATATTACGAGCAACAAGACAAAGCAAAACAAGAGAAAGAAGAAGCAGCAAGACTCAGAAAACTTAAAAAAGAACAGAAGGCAAGTACTTCCCAagctgaaaaaaatataataatcaaAAGAAAGCGAGAGAgaaaagacaaaaataaaacagtaggaacaaaaaaaatcaaaaagggaaaacattttcaagCAAAAGAATTGAAAAAGACTTCAAGTAAAGGAGAGAGAAGAGAAGACGAGAGTAGTTCCAGCGGATCCGACGATCTGACGGAAGTAGAAAAGAACCAAAGAAACAGTaccaaaaacaaatcaaaacatGAGAAGGAAGAAGCAGCAAGAGTCAGAACACTTAAAAAAGAGCAGAAGGCAAGTTCTTCCCAAGCTAAGAAAAGTATAATAATCAAAAGAAAGCGAGAGAGAAAAGACAAAGATAAAACAGtaggaacaaaaaaaatcaaaaaggaaaaacattttcaagcAAAAGAATTGAAAAAGACTTCAAGTAAAGGAGAAAGAAGAGAAGACGAAAGTAGTTCCAGCGGGTCCGATGATCTGACGGAAGTAGAAGAGGAACAAAGAAACAGTACCAAAAACAAATCGGAAAATTTGACCGACAAAAATTTAGAGACAAAACAAATTCTGAAAATAGGAGACTACGTTGTTGTGAAATATGATGATAAGTTTTATCCAGGATTGATTAAGGCAACTGATCGAGAAGAATACGAAGTTAGCGTAATGAAACACAGCTCTAACGGAAAATGGAAGTGGCCAAAATTAACAGACCAAATTtggtataaaaaacatcaaattatcaaaaaaattaaggaACCGAAACCTCTAACCTCTGGGGGTTTTTATAACGTCCAGATGTAG